CGTGCGGCTTTCATCATGATGTTGAGATTTGCGCTGCCAGCCATGGCTCGGCTCCTTTGATATCAGAGCGCGCGTATACGCCGCCAAAGCGGCTTTGCCAAGGGTGAAACCGGGGGTTTTGGGCGTATTCTATGCCTCTTGCAGACGCCGCGCCTCTTGGCCAGCGAGGCGGATCAAATCGGTCATGAAGGGTTTCTCAAGATCGGGCGCGCGCACGGCGGCATAAAGCCCGCGTGTGACGCCCTGTTCGGTCAGCGGGCGCGTGACATAATCCGAGTTATATTTCACCTCGCGCACCACCCAATCCGGCAGCACCGCAACGCCACGATTAGACGCCACAAGCAAGAGGATCACGGCAGTCAGCTCAGCTTGACGCACGCGATCCGGCTCGACCTTGGCGGGCATCAAGAGCTGGCTGAACACATCCAAACGGCTGCGTTCCACAGGGTATGTGATCAGGGTCTCGCCACGGAAATCCTCGGCGTCCACCCAGTCTTTCTGCGCCAGTGGATGATTGGCTGAAGCCACAAAAACAGGATTGTAATCAAAGAGATGCTTGAACTCGACGCCCGGCAGGTTTTCCGGATCAGAGGACACCACAAGATCCACGTCTTCTTTTTGCAGCGCAGGCATCGCATCAAAAGCCAGCCCTGGGCGGATGTCGACATCCACGTCTGGCCAGCTCTTGCGGAAGGTCTCAAGCACCGGAAAGAGCCACTCAAAACAGGCGTGACATTCAATCGCGATATGCAGGCGGCCGGATTTGCCGTCGCGCAGCCCCATGAACTCTTCTTCCAGGGCCTCAACCTCGGGCAAAACCTGCTGTGCGAGGCGCAACAGGCGCTGCCCCGCGGCCGAAAGCTTCATAGGTTTTGAGCGGCGCACAAAGAGCTCGATCCCCGCCTGCTCCTCTAAGCCTTTGATCTGATGCGACAAAGCAGACTGGGTAATATTCAATTGATCCGCAGCACGGGCCAATCCCCCACATTCGTGGATCGCCTTCACCGTGCGAAGGTGGCGGAATTCAATGTGCATCTTCATGTTGAACTCATGTTCTTGTTGAGAATTATGAAGTTTTCTCACAATGCTGCACATGCAACAAGGGGTCAACGCAAAAATTGGACTAATACGATGACCACGCCTGATATTTCCTTTGAATTCTTCCCGCCCCGCAATTTGGAGGCCTCTTTTCGGCTGTGGGACACGGTTCAGGCACTGGCACCTCTTGCCCCTCGCTTTGTCTCTGTGACTTACGGTGCTGGCGGCACCACCCGTGATCTGACGCGCGAAGCGGTTGAAACCATTCACAAAAATAGCGGCCTCAAAGTCGCCGCCCATCTGACCTGTGTGGACGCCACCCGAGAAGAGACCATCGGGATCGCGCAGGAGTTCGCAAAAGCAGGTGTCAGTGACATCGTCGCCCTGCGCGGCGACCCGCCAAAAGGCAGCGCGGGGTTCACGCCGCATCCCGAAGGCTTTGCCAATAGTGTCGAATTGATCAGCGCTTTGGCCGATACGGGTGATTTCAACATCCGCGTCGGTGCCTACCCCGAGATCCACCCAGAGGCGGCTGATCAGCAAGCCAATATTGACTGGCTCAAGGCCAAGATCGACGCGGGCGCATCCGAGGCTCTGACACAGTTTTTCTTTGAACCTGAAACTTTCCTGCGGTTCCGAGACGCCTGTGCGAAGGCGGGTATCGATGCGCCGATCACGCCGGGCATTCTGCCGATTGAGAACTGGAAGGGCGTGCGCAACTTTGCAACGCGCTGTGGCACAACCATCCCAGCGTGGCTGGATGATGCCTTTGAAAAGGCGATCCGCGACGGGCGCGAGGATCTTTTGGCCACGGCCCTTTGCACTGAAATCTGCTCTGCCCTGATCGACGAAGGCGTCGACAAACTGCATTTCTACACGCTCAACACACCAGAGCTGACCCGCGATATCTGTCACGCGATCGGCGTCACCCCCGAAGTGAAACTTCAGAACGTAGCGTAATTCAAACTGGGCATTGAATTCGCTGCTGTTTGGCCGCCTCCTACTCCCTGTGAGGAGGCGGCCATGTCACAACGCAGAATAGCAAATTCCATCGACGAACTCCCAACCTTCCAAGACATGCTGTCCATGTCGGGGCTGGAATTCATGCAAGGCGTCCGAGACGGAACCCTTGCGGGGCCGCCGATTGGGCGCACGCTCAATTTCGGAGTTGCCGAGGTGGAAGAAGGCCGCGTGGTGTTTGAAGGCCGGCCACAATTTGAGGCGACCAACCCCCTGCGCACCGTGCATGGCGGCTGGTATGGCACCGTGTTGGACAGCTGTATGGCCTGTGCCTTTATGACGACCTTGGACAAGGGCAGCTACTACACCACATTGGAATTCAAGGTGAACATCATCAAACCCATTCCGCTTGATACGCCAGTACGCGCCATCGGAACGGTTCAACATGCAGGTCGCAGCACGGGTGTTGCCATTGGGGAAATCAGGGGCAAAGAGGACGATCGGCTTTACGCGACCGGTTCAACCACCTGTATTGTTATGAAAGCCGAACCGCCTCACCAATAGGCGTGGTACAATCCGCCAGCGCCGCTTCACCTTTTCGGGCACCGTATCATGAATACGTTCTGACGCGTCCTGTCCTACTTTCCTTCTGTGGCGCGCAAGAAACAATTTCCCCCAGCCCCGCCAAGTGCCAATCGAAGGCGCGGTTGCATCCATGGGAAACCGCGCTTTCCAACCCTCGGGCATCTCCAGGCCGCAGCGCTCTGCGTTCTCAAGCATCCAAACCAGCGGAATATTGGCCAAAGGACGTACGTCGCTCATCCCATCGATTTGCCCACCGACATCTCCGTGGGTCCCTCGGAACCATACCTGCTCTACATTCCCCTGCCAGCCATTCTCAGTGGACCACATGACCGGCGCATAGACGGATCTGGTTTCATTGAGCGCCAATGCGTGAAACCCATTGCGCACTGACTGACCGAGCCGGTGGTCGTGAAAGTCGTGCTGACGGTCTGAAAGTTTCCAGACCAGAGGCAGACGTACGCCCAAAGCCTTCACGGTGTCCCATACACCGATCATCTGAATCTCGACGCTCTCATGGCAGAAAGCTTTGGCAAATTCACCCACGACCGGAGCATTTGGGTCCGTTTCATAGTGGCGATAGGCCTGACGTATATTGCGTTCGGTCGCATGCTGGGCATGAAGCAAACCAATCCGGTCTATCACGCCTGCTAAGGAGCGCACTGCAAAAGCCCCGCGCGAATAGCCAAACAGAAAAATCCGGTCTCCGGGTCGATAGCGCGACGCCAAGACCCCATAAGCACGGCGGATCTGACGGTTGATCCCGCGCCCCATCATAATATCCGGCGCATTCTGCCATTTGGTGAATTGCAATCCAGCCTCATAAAACAGGCTGATTCCACCCTTTTCAGACAAGAGTTGATAGGTACGACCCGCGTTGGTCTCCATCCCCTCTTCGAGCGAGGACATGGTGCCATCCAGAATAATCACATGCGTGCGCACCCCGCGTATGGGGGCTGCGTTTTCCTGAGATCTTAGCCCGCCACGGAGCCAGTCCCGGATTTTGGATGTAAAGCGAAAGACCTTCATACCCGCGTGCACTGCTCTTCTTTTGGTCAGATTACACTACCAGAATATGGTTAATTTTTGGCCTGCATAGGGAAATCCCCTCGCGCGGGATCAGCTTCGCGTGACTGCTTTGAAATCCCCCACCCCTCAGAATCAAAAACGGCGGCACTAGGGAGGAGGAGTGTGCCGCCGTTCTTGGTTACCTAGGCCATAGGGAGGAGAAGAGGCCTTCGGTATCTCGGTGGGCGCTTGGCCCGGAATTGGTCCGGCGGCTCCAGGGAGGAGGAGGGAGCCGCCGGTCTTGTTGCAAGCGCCCCTAGGGAGGAGGAACGGAGCCCTTGCAATCTCTTGGGCACGAGGCCCGGAATTTGGGCGGCGACACCAGGGAGGAGGAGGGTGTCGCCGCAATCATCAAAGAGCTAGGGAGGAGGAGAAGCCCTTCGAATTCAATATCTGTGACCGCGCTTCGCGGTGTGAGCGATAACAATCCAGAAGGTTTGTTGTTGCTCTGTTGTGATTGAATATAGATGAATGCTGCGACTGCACAATATCTGCCTGCGCAATGCTGCCATGCAGAAAGTGAATAGCTCGTAAATTTTGTGTTTGTGATCAAAGATTAAGCAGTAAGACGGCCTGTCGCCGGGATTTTGCTGGCAATTGGCCTTGTTCTCCCTAGGTAAGAAGACTTAGAGCAGGGTGAACAAGGAGATTCAGATGGCTGTTTCGCAGGACGACGTAAAAACCGCATTGGAACAATTGAGTTTGCCTGATGGCGGCACTCTGGTCAGCCGGGATATGCTGCGGGCGTTGACAATCGACGGAGACACCGTCCGGTTCGTGATCGAAGCCCCCTCCCCTGAAGTCGCCAAACATATGGAGCCCCTGCGGCAAGCCGCCGAACGCGTGGTTCAGGCTCTGCCTGGTGTCAGCAAAGCCTCGGTCGCGCTGACGGCTCCGACAGTGGAAAAACAGCCACCAAGCCTAAAGGTCGGAGGTCACCCGAAGCCACAGCAAGGTCCGATGACTGTCCCGGGCGTCAAAAGCATCATTGCAATCGGATCTGGCAAAGGCGGCGTCGGAAAATCCACTGTTTCAAGCAATCTGGCGGTGGCCTTGGCAAAGCAGGGTCGCAAAGTTGGCCTGCTGGATGCAGACATCTATGGCCCCAGCCAACCGCGCATGATGGGCATCAACAAACGCCCCGCGTCGCCAGATGGAAAAACCATAATTCCTCTGAAATCACATGGGGTTACCCTGATGTCCATCGGCTTCATGCTCGAAGAGGACAAGGCCGTTGTCTGGCGTGGACCAATGCTGATGGGCGCGCTGCAGCAGATGCTGGGGCAAGTGGAATGGGGCGAGTTGGATGTACTTTTGGTCGACCTGCCGCCCGGCACGGGCGACGTGCAATTGACGCTTTGTCAAAAGACGAAAATCAGTGGGGCGATCCTTGTTTCTACGCCTCAGGACGTCGCTCTTTTGGACGCGCGCAAGGCGATTGATATGTTCCAGACGCTCAAGACACCGGTCTTGGGAATGGTCGAAAACATGTCGACCCACATCTGCAGCAACTGCGGTCACGAGGAACACATCTTTGGGCATGGTGGAGTTGCGGCTGAGGCGGAAAAACTAGGTGTACCTCTGTTGGGGGCGCTGCCAATTGATCTGGAAACCCGACTTGCCGGAGACAGCGGTACGCCAATTGCCGCCAAAGAAGGACCGATGGCGGACGCCTATGCGCGCATTGCACAGGGAATGATCAAAGGTGGAATTGCATAGGGCCGCAATGAGCAATCGCCTGAGTGCGAGAAAGAAGCAGCAAATCTCTAGGTAATATGATTCGCTGCCTCTTTCTGATTTGAAAGTTACTCCACCAATCTTCGCCTCATTATTGGGCGACTGGGTGCAAAACGGTTATGCAAACGCGTAAACTGCGGGCAAAATTCACCTAGGCCATTGATGCAAAAGAAATTTCACGCCCGAGTTGAGGCACGACAGGTGTTTACAGCTTGACCATAAAGGGTCCTGAAGTTGTACAAACGCGCAAAATAATCAACGAGCCTACATCCCACGTAAGATCCGCGCGAAGGACACTGTCGGCCAGCACAATCGAGTAAGCAATCTTGGCCAAAACACTGTTCTGCGCCCGCAATATCTTTGCGCCGATTTTCATTGGCGTGTCCCTCTTTGCAAATTCTGCAAGCGCTCAGTCACGCGCGGCGATGCAATCGATCGATTGCGAAAGAGTGACCGTATATGGATCAGTGTCCGCGCAAAAAGATGACGGAGTTATTGATTGGCTGGCACTTGCCAACCAAGCAGAACTGGGAACCGGAGAAATCGAGAGCCATGACGGCTGCCTCATCGACACAGGCGGCGTTGGCGCAAATGAGATCGTCACATCTGCGCTTGAAGGGGCAGCAATCGCTGACGACGTCGAGGGCGAGGTGAAAATCCACTCACTTGGCACCAAATTTCGAGGGGAACGCGATCACGGAAGCACACTTCAGTCAGAGGAAGCTCACACCGAGAATGTCAGCTTCTTAGAAGCGATTAATAAGCTTCCAACCTTCGTGATCATTCCGTTGACGCTTATTCCTCTGGGCGCAGCCGCAGCCATTCTGCGCTATATCGCGATAACCGTTAAAAGCGCAACAAACACCAGTGGCCGTCGTTTTACCTGCCGCATTCCCGCAGAAATCACCGTTTCAGGCAGAACAATTGACGGGCGTATCATGCGCTTTGGACCAAACACCTGCAATTTCGTCCCAAACTCGGAGTCCGACGCCGACATGATTGCCGGGATTTTGATGAAATCCGCGGTGCCCGACTTTGATTTGAACGTTGGGTCTATGTCGTTGCCAATCATTCCCGACACCCCAGGCAGCCGCTTTACTGTTCTATTCTTCGTTAATCCGCTGCCCCCTGAGCAAATCGAAACCCTGAAAGGGCTCTCTCTGACGGGGGTCAGGATTGAGAAGCAGTCCACGCCGCCTAAACGGTCCGCGCATAGAGAGTCCTTGCGTGCATCACGGTTGCGGCGCATGCAGAGCTCACCGACTTAAGGTATGTGAAATTGACCGAACCGTGCGCAAAAGCTTACTTGCGTGAGGCTGCAGATAAATAAGTCTGTACTTCATTAAACAGATCTTTCCGCTCGTCCTCTGACAGAAATCGCCCAAGTTCTACTTGGCGTCCGTTGCCTGATAATGTCACGTAGTTTGGGACAGGCCCGCCCTCTTTGTGCAACTCGGCACGCACCCAATAGATATTACATTCCCAGGACAAATCATCGCCGCGCGCTGGCCGATGTGTCAGTGTCAGAATATCCCCAGCACGCGTTAAGTCCTCAGAGACCTCACCGTCCTTGTAGGACCGCCTCAGAGCCGCCCAGAGCGCCCATACAGCTGCCCCTAGGAACGGGAGCATCCACCAGAGCACCGCGGTCCCAAGGACGCTGAGCAGAGGCAAGGTCAGAAATGCCACGGTGATCAGTATCACGGCAGCAAAGCCCTTGGGCGGTAAAGACCGATGGGCGGTCAAAGTCAAAACTTCTGGACCCTCTGGCGTGTCGCTCCAGCGATAGGGCATCTAGGCTTTCTCCGAGGCAAACAGAACAGAGCGAATTTTGACCCTCGCATCTTCCAAATGCAACTCGACATGACCAAAACCGCTCGCCTTCAACAAGCGCTCGTATTCCGCTGGATCTAGGCTGCCGTGATAGACGGTCTCTCCGCCGACTGTGCCAAGTGCCGTGCCTTCGGCTGGACCCACTGTCATCATCAGACGCCCATTGGGTTTGACCATGTCAGCCAGCTTCGGAATAAGATCTCGCTGGTCTTCTGGACTCAGATGAAAAAATGCGTCCCAGCTGACGATGGCGTGAAAAATGCCCTCTTGGTCCAAACTGCGCATATCTGCCACTCGGAACCGGGCGGCCGGAACATTCTGCTGTGCCAGCTCGATCATTGG
This is a stretch of genomic DNA from Cognatishimia activa. It encodes these proteins:
- a CDS encoding LysR family transcriptional regulator, with the translated sequence MHIEFRHLRTVKAIHECGGLARAADQLNITQSALSHQIKGLEEQAGIELFVRRSKPMKLSAAGQRLLRLAQQVLPEVEALEEEFMGLRDGKSGRLHIAIECHACFEWLFPVLETFRKSWPDVDVDIRPGLAFDAMPALQKEDVDLVVSSDPENLPGVEFKHLFDYNPVFVASANHPLAQKDWVDAEDFRGETLITYPVERSRLDVFSQLLMPAKVEPDRVRQAELTAVILLLVASNRGVAVLPDWVVREVKYNSDYVTRPLTEQGVTRGLYAAVRAPDLEKPFMTDLIRLAGQEARRLQEA
- the metF gene encoding methylenetetrahydrofolate reductase [NAD(P)H], whose product is MTTPDISFEFFPPRNLEASFRLWDTVQALAPLAPRFVSVTYGAGGTTRDLTREAVETIHKNSGLKVAAHLTCVDATREETIGIAQEFAKAGVSDIVALRGDPPKGSAGFTPHPEGFANSVELISALADTGDFNIRVGAYPEIHPEAADQQANIDWLKAKIDAGASEALTQFFFEPETFLRFRDACAKAGIDAPITPGILPIENWKGVRNFATRCGTTIPAWLDDAFEKAIRDGREDLLATALCTEICSALIDEGVDKLHFYTLNTPELTRDICHAIGVTPEVKLQNVA
- a CDS encoding PaaI family thioesterase, translating into MSQRRIANSIDELPTFQDMLSMSGLEFMQGVRDGTLAGPPIGRTLNFGVAEVEEGRVVFEGRPQFEATNPLRTVHGGWYGTVLDSCMACAFMTTLDKGSYYTTLEFKVNIIKPIPLDTPVRAIGTVQHAGRSTGVAIGEIRGKEDDRLYATGSTTCIVMKAEPPHQ
- a CDS encoding DUF2235 domain-containing protein — translated: MKVFRFTSKIRDWLRGGLRSQENAAPIRGVRTHVIILDGTMSSLEEGMETNAGRTYQLLSEKGGISLFYEAGLQFTKWQNAPDIMMGRGINRQIRRAYGVLASRYRPGDRIFLFGYSRGAFAVRSLAGVIDRIGLLHAQHATERNIRQAYRHYETDPNAPVVGEFAKAFCHESVEIQMIGVWDTVKALGVRLPLVWKLSDRQHDFHDHRLGQSVRNGFHALALNETRSVYAPVMWSTENGWQGNVEQVWFRGTHGDVGGQIDGMSDVRPLANIPLVWMLENAERCGLEMPEGWKARFPMDATAPSIGTWRGWGKLFLARHRRKVGQDASERIHDTVPEKVKRRWRIVPRLLVRRFGFHNNTGG
- a CDS encoding Mrp/NBP35 family ATP-binding protein, which translates into the protein MAVSQDDVKTALEQLSLPDGGTLVSRDMLRALTIDGDTVRFVIEAPSPEVAKHMEPLRQAAERVVQALPGVSKASVALTAPTVEKQPPSLKVGGHPKPQQGPMTVPGVKSIIAIGSGKGGVGKSTVSSNLAVALAKQGRKVGLLDADIYGPSQPRMMGINKRPASPDGKTIIPLKSHGVTLMSIGFMLEEDKAVVWRGPMLMGALQQMLGQVEWGELDVLLVDLPPGTGDVQLTLCQKTKISGAILVSTPQDVALLDARKAIDMFQTLKTPVLGMVENMSTHICSNCGHEEHIFGHGGVAAEAEKLGVPLLGALPIDLETRLAGDSGTPIAAKEGPMADAYARIAQGMIKGGIA
- a CDS encoding DUF2244 domain-containing protein: MPYRWSDTPEGPEVLTLTAHRSLPPKGFAAVILITVAFLTLPLLSVLGTAVLWWMLPFLGAAVWALWAALRRSYKDGEVSEDLTRAGDILTLTHRPARGDDLSWECNIYWVRAELHKEGGPVPNYVTLSGNGRQVELGRFLSEDERKDLFNEVQTYLSAASRK
- a CDS encoding class I SAM-dependent methyltransferase, which gives rise to MTGDTDIEKLRRGTIGVYERQATHWDQTRDQSLYERVWLDRLTDGLSAGAAVLDLGCGAGRPIAAHLVAIGFDVTGVDASAPMIELAQQNVPAARFRVADMRSLDQEGIFHAIVSWDAFFHLSPEDQRDLIPKLADMVKPNGRLMMTVGPAEGTALGTVGGETVYHGSLDPAEYERLLKASGFGHVELHLEDARVKIRSVLFASEKA